TAAATAGGAGGACTGCAAAGACCATACAATATACTCTGTGTGGACTGGAAGTTCTTCCACCGCAAGCACACGTCAGCAATATCAACAAATCTGGCAATAGAGCGCGCTCGCATATGCACAGTCTGCTCCTTCAGAACTTCAGTTGTCACAAGACACGATATGCGATGCGAAAATGCAACCAATGCACTTATATTCGGTGCATTCCTACTGCACTGCTGCACAATTAATGCACCCAATTCACGAACTGAAACCCGCAGGAAAAGATTCCTGTCAATCATTGTCAGTTGGTGTGCGAGGATTTGTGTGGGGAAGTCCCACATTGTGAAATTTTGTTTAAGTTTCAAGATTTGTCTCAAAAACGACACAGGACATGTGGGGGAGTTTGGTTTTTTGGTTGAGAAGTAGTCATTTTGTGTGGAacaagtatttttcactctcgACGAGTTTTTAGTATGTGAGATCATTGAAGAGCTCCCACCAGTTTTGCCACACGCACAGAACTCCAGCTCAGAATCTATTGTACAACTGGTGGACGACAATTTCCTCATCTTCTCCGTCCCTACATCCACCGCTTCCACTATTTTTGTATCATCAGATCTTCTCAACCTCCCCCGTACACCTCTAACTTTTCTCCTAACTTGTTTCTGTGTTTTGTTCCCCTTATCCTGCAACTTTTTCAAACTTTCCAGATGGTTTCTGAGTTCACCATAGGCGGCGGAGGCTGACTGAGGCCGGTACCAGTAGTTTGTAGTCCAGAAAAATACGACGGGACTAGTGGGGCTCAGGATTTTTGAATCCATGCAAAACGAATGGTTCTGTTCAGGCATAACGTGCAGCGCCTCACAGGAAATAGTGTTGGTGAGTTGTCGTTTAGATACATTGACATGTAGAGATTTGTCGGATGGTTGACGTTGGATATTTACCAACGACACAGACCGTTTGACTTGCACAGAGTATGTGTCACCTTTCGACAGCTTCCAAGGTCCCAAACCGTGTAAAAAATGTGGCTTAGGAGAAAACGCGTATCTTCTCAGATGTTTCTTCTTTTTTAAACCGCTTTCCCACAGCTGTATCGAGGATTCAATCAGTTCATAGAAATCCAAACTCTCATAGATGCTACTTGAATCCCAAGTATTTCTAACGTCCACATCAAATTCTGATTCCAAAGCAACACCCAAACTCTCATCACTTAGAAACTTCTCATACAAACTTGCAGAAGACTTGCAAACTCTAGTGTAATCTTCCAATTTTCCCATAATTTTCTTCTTGTGGTAATCTAGGTCTTGTCTAGATCTAAACGATGATGATGTATCTGCAGTACTTTTACTAAATGACTGTTTGTTCCTGTGGTCCAAGTTTGTGTCGcttttgaaacttgaaattcttTTTCCAAAACTCACAGCAGGTTCATGATTGTAATAGCAGAGCAACTGAGCCCGTCCAGGTTCCATCACATTCAGTTGACTACCCACAATGTAGAGTGTGCTAGTGCTCGCAGTGGACCCTCCACACGACTCCGAACTAACCGAGCTGTGGTCGTTATCAGGCGATAGGAAGTTGATCCGCTCCAACCAGAGATTCCAGAACATGTTGCGTTTCTCACTGCCGCTGAGTTCGAAGTACAAAATGGTGTCGTTGCAGAAATGCGCTTTCAGAGTGTGGCGGGTTTTACGATGGTAGACTGAGAGGTTGACCACCTCGACTGGGAACAGTGACACCAGTTCTAAACTCTCGATTTCAGGGTCGATTCCAATGCGACCGGCTTCCAAACAGTAGGCGAATGACGTTCCATTGTTGTCATAGCTTTTTATGATGTCAGTAGCTAGTATTAGCTTGGTGGTGGTAAGGcctgaaatgagaaaataaaatgaatatcaatgaGAACAGAAATCAaccaatttgaaatttgaaatggcATAAGTGCTTGTAACTAACTAGTCGTGTTTAgatgaaaatataacaaaaggGAACCAGTATTTTTCTATAGTTGAACATCCAAGTAGCcatattaaaatactttatcttattaaataatatagtaattaTTTGATTCAACTTACTTtggttttcatcaataaattatttttttcaggaaTGATGAAAACCAAAGTAagttaaatcaaataaattactatattatgtaataatataTTCGGGTGTAATATAGAAGCTCATTTCTTTAATAATGTTGCGATCTGATTTTGAGACTATTATTGGACTTATTCATacttaaataaaaacacacatatgttgttaaattctacacagttttattcggtaagCTAAAGCTTAACCTTTTAGctttagtcaacttgaaaatgtgacctgtgtggtcacgaaaccatggtcgtataccaaataaaactgtgtagaatttgataACTTATGTGTGTTTTAAtttaattatggaacggttctacaatattgacaatgactcagtcgaatttttaaacTTATTTATCTCATCCTAtaacttgaatttaaattaaaatttataattagaaaaacaataataatttagagcTCAAGGATCCTTCTAGGATAATCTTGatagaattataatattcaccTTTTTATACTAAACATACTAAGAACTTAGTGGCAACTATTTTATAGAATACtcaaagaaattaaaaatatactaaaatatagattatttttgaaaattaaaaacacttcattTCCTATGCATTTTAATTTTTAGAGCAAGTCCAGTGAATAACAGGATCTactttattgatttttatttacttatGCATGGAATTTTAGTTtcagtataaatatatataaaaatttatgaatttattataacGCTATAGAACTGCTTTAATAGCCTACGTTACGAGTCTCAAGAGCATTAGCGACCTAGTGTGACAATATTGTTActaaataaaatgtaattgaataaataatgcatTGAGCATACCCATTTGCACTTGTCTCAGTCCTCTCCCATCCTCACTTGTTTCTGTAAATGGACTCTCAAGAAGAACAACGTCCTCAAAATCTGAATACTCAttaaaaagtagtttttggatGCGATTTGTGTTCATTTTCAGACACTGAAATTGTAGTTTGTTGATTATTTTAGAGAGGAAAAGTTAAAGTTGTAAAATTTAAACCTAACCATACTTTAggttatttctttattttgtgcTTATAACATCATGTTATCATAACATGTGTGCATGTAGACATAATATGATAGGCAGCATACattgttttctgaaaaaatctggtgtggcgcactcacacaactttccttgatgttatgaaaattgatcacctgacgctagtttttacgcgcatctcaagtctactattcaaagatccaagccagctggaaacaggacaataacgctggagacacacgaggtctgctatctactcatagtgaatgattgaatagaatcaacagtttgcaattgaataataacattttctcaaatttcgagcttattttcaattttaggtgaaaatgttactgaactttaattgtagagattttcatgctcaatcttttccacttgaaatttattgtttaaattgtatctgaagcctgataattgggaatctaaaaccaaattttgcataaatggggcggagcttctaaaatttttacagatatggcacttatgtcagttgatagagcttatcaatgactattttaggtataaatttgatcaaaatcgttggagccgtttttgagaaaatcacgaaaaacactgtttttgacattttcgttattttagccgccatcttaaatggcatttgatcgaaattgttcatgtcggatccttatagtgaaagagtcttaagttccaaatttcaagttattccgttaattgggagatgagatatcgtgtacacagacacacacatacagaccaatacccaaaaaacacttttttggactcagcggaccttgaaacgtatagaaatttagaaattggggtaccttaattttttttggaaaacaatactttccttacctatggtaataggccaaggaaagtaaaaatatcagTTGAATCAATGTATCtaaaatgtattctaggtaccctgagttgaatagagtttattttttttttaataaagagtgctataagatttaatattgttctattaatttaaaaagtagacCATGTTAATGAAGTGTTTTTTAGCTATCTTTATGTATGGATGAGCCTTTAACCATAGTTCCACAATCGTACAGTAGCATTATCAAGCAATTATCCATTGATTACGTTtcatcttcaaatattttagataaTAAAAACGTCTATTCTTTACCATTATTTACAAATACAGGAGCAtgttaattatttcattgataaataatCTTAACATAATATATCTCACACATTCTTTTATTAACatacaaaaatatcaatgccACAGTATCCAATGTTCACAATCATCCACTGCTTTCTGCTTAGAACTATGTttaacaaaaatagaaaacagaatttagaaaaataaaattttgaaaattattttcataaaataaaactatATAGTCGAGATTTAGGAGTTGTATGAAAATATACAGACCTAAGTACATTGGATGAGTATTATGTGCATTTCGAGATGAATGCActtcttgaaaataaaatatattgttatcttaatattattgattacaaTTTGGCTTATCTAGCTTTTGAGAGTACTTGAGTACAATTTATGGCCTAATATTACTAAAGTTGCAAGGTATTACGAGTAACTTGGTGAATGATAATCTGAAAAAGTTTGATATTTTAACTCAATTAACTATTGCACAAATAAACTGATtctataaatcaatatttttttacaattatttggATAACAATGGAATAAGAACTGTATCAAAGTAAAATAATATGGAATACCATGATACATTGAAAAGAGTGtgttaaatataaaattatttggtggagtatataatcatataatcatTCTCAGAtggagaataataaaaataatattgattctaaTGAACAGTTAAGCATTCAAGAATGAAAATATGATAACGATTcataaagagaaaaataaaagtttgaagATATGTTTCATTGAACAAAATGTAGCTAAGGTTTTGAAggtatttatgaaaaataatataaatgaaaatatcaaaGCTAGTACTTAACACTATGAATGTTAATGGCATCTAAAACTAATGGTAGGTAAGTATAAAGTCTTACACATTAAACCATGTAAACTAATGTAAATCAAGGAGATTAATGAAAATTGCAAAGTGCAACAAAATCAAATTGGCAGGAACAACTACACTAAAAGCAAATAAATTGTTTAATTAGATTCAACTAgaagaaaatataaaagaaaaaatgaaactatTTGTGCTATTAATATCTGTGGTGACGTAAATAAAATATCTACTTCATATAATCAAATTTGATATCATAGAAGAAAAATTATGATAGCCTACCGTGTTTATGGCTACAAAACTCATAGAGGAATCACAATTTAATAATTTCGTTGTTATGAGTAaagttttgtttgaaatagagatgctgATTTGGTATTGATCGACAATTTATGAAACCTTATAAAAGTAGTTTGTAAAGAGAATACAATacatagaaaaagaaaaaagtaagaaaaaaaacattaaatatattatacacTTTGTAAGTAATTGGATAACTTTGAAATatgatttcatttttaattatattctcaataatttttatttgatagaTAAATGAACTTAACGCTGTAATAAAGCTAAAACATGACACATGATAAAAATATCTAATGCCAATACTtgaaaaaatttacaatatttttattgcacAAGATAATATCTCAATCTTTAGTAACAGTAAAAAGAGAGTCTTAAGGAAACTGTTTGTTCCGACCTCAAACGTATTTAAATGGGGTTATGCATTTCAGTATTGGTGAAATGTTTTCCAAAGATATAACAACATATGAATTAAACTCACTTTactaataatttcattaaatcaaattattcaatatacaGTAGAACGTCGATAATTCGGACGTCAAAAATCTGGATTCGTTTCTggcaagaaataaaattttcgtACCTTCTGTCCTCGGCGCTAAGCTCCTTACTTTAGAGCGGGCGACGGGAGAATGGCGCGAAGCGAGGAGAAATTTTTAATGTATATACCTTATACTCTACCTACCaataattgaatactgtatATGCAATTTTAACAGCTTAGTTTCTTGAATAGTGCGTGCTGACCTTTTTTTAACGTAATTTCGATAATCCGGATAATTTGACAATCCGGATGGGGTCCGGTCCCAATTAATCCGGATTATTGACgttctactgtattatgaaaatctTTCATACAATCATGTAGATTGCAATGGTTTGATGGAACAAACtaaaataacattcatacagctCTCAAAGTTGCTTAAACAAGCCTACAATCATCTTGGAATAAGTAGattccaatatttattattataaaataatacacaaatcacAGCATCCAAGTATTGTGAGATTAACTAACGCACACTACTTTCATTAAGCTCCTAATGTAGGAGATACCAGAACTTCTggtaaaaaatgtcaatttataaaaaatgttaaagaaaaataaacttcTAGGATGTCCTTACGACCCTAGAAACTCTGGAGATTTGATTCCAGGAGACTGTACAAAGGTAACATATATATAAAGAACTGAGTTTTAGTAGTTTTCAGAACTTCTTCAATAAAAAGTATTAAATTAGAAAATTAGGTAGAACGTTTTTGGCAAACCCGGTTATTTTCCCTGAAACCCACAAGAAGTTTTCAACTGGAATtagagaatatttttataaaccTTGCTACTCCTGAGACCCCTAGAACATTCCCAACTAAAAATTAAGTCTTGAAGATAAGAAGTCCCAGAAAATTGGATTCCTGCAGTTTCTAGAACTGGTAACTAATGTGCTAAGTAAATCATATTTTAGTTCCAGACTTCTTGGAAGTAATCTGTTGGATTTCCGAACAATTATGTTGGGAAATAGGTAATACAGGCACCACCCAATTATCCCAGGGTTTCGCGTAACTTACCACTGATCAAATATTAGGACAATAGGATACTAAcgtagaattattatttatcaacaaGTGAGAATGTTTTTTCCCAGCTATGAAATCCCGGAATTTTCAAGCAAAAAAGCCCGTTCACCAAAGTActtaattgaataaacaaaaacatttcataaaatagtatgacaaaaaaatttTAGGGATTCCTGAAaattcaatgtcatattcaattACTAAAAGATTGCAAATACTATAAAATCTCCAGAATAAAATTCCAGGACTTTCTAAAAGAActatgtaatataataaatttagataaactcttgaagataaaaaaatatcaagtttAAAAACTCTTAAGATTGGAAATCTATGTAATATCGTAGGTAATCATAGTAAACATGTCTTACTAATAGAAGAGACTTAAAATTATGAGGTCAACTCATGCCTTTCTAACATCAAAGTTATGGGACCAATTCAAAATGTCTTACTAACATTTTAACTAACAAGTTATAGAATCCTACAGCGTCAACACCAGAGGACAGGCacagatataatttaaaacaaAGTTTAATGAATCTTACTTAATTGAATTCAATAcgtttttaagtggtctaataagcgagttatgggtttttgaagtgctaaactccgttttctttccagatcataaacggtttcgaattttccattggagttttttttaatgcattcagtatatcattggctttgattaatgccaaaataaacaagttatagaatttacaaaaaatgttacttttttattcatgaacgatatggggaataaaatgttttattttggaaagatacatttttgaatttttaagagaagttctaataatatagtcgaagcagtttatgatctggaaagaaaacggaatctggaaagttgcactttaacaacccataactcgcttattagaccacttaaaaatttcagttgccactttttctcattcttataatgatcttaacaattatattgaaaaagattatccaatttaaataataaaaaagtgtatcAAACAGCATTAAGTGTTCATTGTACCAACTACTTGGGAAACAcagataattatttcaaacaaagTTTAATCAATcttaattgaattcaataataactgaatTGGATAGTAATCCAATTATTGGATCGGATTCtagaatataattaacaaaCAATGAATCCTTCATTCAAGTGTAGATGATACCAACTACTTAGGAAAGACATATATAAGTGAAAAATCAGTTAATAGCTGTAC
The window above is part of the Nilaparvata lugens isolate BPH chromosome 12, ASM1435652v1, whole genome shotgun sequence genome. Proteins encoded here:
- the LOC111055124 gene encoding uncharacterized protein LOC111055124 isoform X2; this encodes MNTNRIQKLLFNEYSDFEDVVLLESPFTETSEDGRGLRQVQMGLTTTKLILATDIIKSYDNNGTSFAYCLEAGRIGIDPEIESLELVSLFPVEVVNLSVYHRKTRHTLKAHFCNDTILYFELSGSEKRNMFWNLWLERINFLSPDNDHSSVSSESCGGSTASTSTLYIVGSQLNVMEPGRAQLLCYYNHEPAVSFGKRISSFKSDTNLDHRNKQSFSKSTADTSSSFRSRQDLDYHKKKIMGKLEDYTRVCKSSASLYEKFLSDESLGVALESEFDVDVRNTWDSSSIYESLDFYELIESSIQLWESGLKKKKHLRRYAFSPKPHFLHGLGPWKLSKGDTYSVQVKRSVSLVNIQRQPSDKSLHVNVSKRQLTNTISCEALHVMPEQNHSFCMDSKILSPTSPVVFFWTTNYWYRPQSASAAYGELRNHLESLKKLQDKGNKTQKQVRRKVRGVRGRLRRSDDTKIVEAVDVGTEKMRKLSSTSCTIDSELEFCACGKTGGSSSMISHTKNSSRVKNTCSTQNDYFSTKKPNSPTCPVSFLRQILKLKQNFTMWDFPTQILAHQLTMIDRNLFLRVSVRELGALIVQQCSRNAPNISALVAFSHRISCLVTTEVLKEQTVHMRARSIARFVDIADVCLRWKNFQSTQSILYGLCSPPIYRLTKTWAYLRHHHSSTNRRMIEMCQQFRDARLPTSQLIFTDGAASPPFLPSVAHVMTLLLNRIEDYPDTLLRRHCSKATTRKQETLQALKAHNQRKVVPSSIRRIFSAFRFQRSESNLENNEKNERKIQDESQNCNSDSCESTSIESKLNGLIAPILDKFEVDSKLQQFESICFSLLHWQRAAMMYSFKGSDNAIEYLLKARYLEERENFQISLNKEKH
- the LOC111055124 gene encoding uncharacterized protein LOC111055124 isoform X1, which produces MNTNRIQKLLFNEYSDFEDVVLLESPFTETSEDGRGLRQVQMGLTTTKLILATDIIKSYDNNGTSFAYCLEAGRIGIDPEIESLELVSLFPVEVVNLSVYHRKTRHTLKAHFCNDTILYFELSGSEKRNMFWNLWLERINFLSPDNDHSSVSSESCGGSTASTSTLYIVGSQLNVMEPGRAQLLCYYNHEPAVSFGKRISSFKSDTNLDHRNKQSFSKSTADTSSSFRSRQDLDYHKKKIMGKLEDYTRVCKSSASLYEKFLSDESLGVALESEFDVDVRNTWDSSSIYESLDFYELIESSIQLWESGLKKKKHLRRYAFSPKPHFLHGLGPWKLSKGDTYSVQVKRSVSLVNIQRQPSDKSLHVNVSKRQLTNTISCEALHVMPEQNHSFCMDSKILSPTSPVVFFWTTNYWYRPQSASAAYGELRNHLESLKKLQDKGNKTQKQVRRKVRGVRGRLRRSDDTKIVEAVDVGTEKMRKLSSTSCTIDSELEFCACGKTGGSSSMISHTKNSSRVKNTCSTQNDYFSTKKPNSPTCPVSFLRQILKLKQNFTMWDFPTQILAHQLTMIDRNLFLRVSVRELGALIVQQCSRNAPNISALVAFSHRISCLVTTEVLKEQTVHMRARSIARFVDIADVCLRWKNFQSTQSILYGLCSPPIYRLTKTWAYLRHHHSSTNRRMIEMCQQFRDARLPTSQLIFTDGAASPPFLPSVAHVMTLLLNRIEDYPDTLLRRHCSKATTRKQETLQALKAHNQRKVVPSSIRRIFSAFRFQRSESNLENNEKNERKIQDETQNCNSDSCESTSIESKLNGLIAPILDKFEVDSKLQQFESICFSLLHWQRAAMMYSFKGSDNAIEYLLKARYLEERENFQISLNKEKH